Sequence from the Drosophila subpulchrella strain 33 F10 #4 breed RU33 chromosome 3R, RU_Dsub_v1.1 Primary Assembly, whole genome shotgun sequence genome:
CCAGACGGGAACCATCCATGAGCGCTGAAAAAAGGCTCGGTTTAGTAAATTGAAGGAATCTATTAGGGAATATTAATTACCTATAGCCAGCTCGGCATCGCGCTCTTTGAAGAACCGCACCACGCCCACATCATTGCCGCGGATCTCAGCAAACTTGACGTCTCCAATCTCACGGAACTTGTCGCGCAACGTCTGCCAGGTGCAGCTCATTGGAACGTTCTTGATAATGATGGTGTCCGACTTGCGGGACACACCGCCAGCATTGCCGGAGCCAACGTTAGAGTTGCCCACGTTGCTGCCGCCACCAAAGAGGTCCAACTGGTTGCCGGAGTTGTAGTCGTTGCTATCCACTCCGCCTCCTCCATTGCCGCCGCCGACTCCGCCGGAGCTGCTGTAGGCATTGTAGCCAACGTTTCCGGAGACGCCGCCACCGCTGTAGTTGTTTCCGGAGCTGTAGTTGTTgccaccaccaccgccgccgctACCGCTGCTGTAGTTGTTTGAAAGGCCCACGTTGCTAGGTGCCAGGTTGTCATCGTTTCCAGAGTTGCCCAGATTGAGACCCAGGTTGTTCAGCGAAGAAGTCAGCAAGGGGTTGGATAAATTGCCTCCCTGGTTTCCAAGGTTGCCAACCACGGCGGCCAAAAGGCTGGGATTGAGATTGTTCAAGTTTAATCCGCCGGTGCCAGCATTATTGCCCAGGCTGGGCTTCTGCACCGGGGCCACAGGTGATGGCTGCACCGCCGCATGATTGCCGAACATCACGCCGGTCAGATTGTTGAGAAGATTGGTGGTGGCGTTGCTAACGGCACTGCTGTTGGGCTGGCTACCCACTGATCCCAGCTGAGATCCTTGCTGCGGGTTGCCCAGCAACTGGCCCTGGCTCTGTCCACCGTTGGGCAGATTGTGAGCCACGTCCTTTAGCGGCTCCCCATTGGGTCCCAGGCCGATGCCAACTCCACCCAAACCCTCGGGCAGCTTGACGCCTTCATTCTTGTCCGGAATGCGGTCCAGGCGCACGGTCATGCGACGATCGAAGAGCATCTGACGATCCAGCATAGAAATGGCCTGCACAGCCTCTACGGGATGATCGTACTCGATGACAGCAAAGCCACGGCTGTTGCCCTCCTTGTCCAGCGAAAGATCTACGCTCTGCACTTTGCCGGCCAGCTTGAAGACCTGCTTGAGCTTCTTGTTGTCCACCTTGTAGTCCAGCTGCAGGTAGTTCAAGAGAAAGATTAGCAGTGTATCAATACGATGGCTTAGCCACTGAAATGGTTTCGAAAGGTGACTATGCTGATTCAAACCACTGTCTTTGACAAAACCACGCGGCAAAGCTATGCTGACGATAGATGAGAATCTCAGGAGAGTCAGTCCAGCACATGTGCCTAGAAACCAAATGCAATAGCCCAAGACGACGTCGAATTTCGTTAAACCTTTAGCTGCTTCATATTTATAACCCAATTAAAAGGAGTAGTCTTTGCGGAAAATTCATATGTGAGGAGCGTGAAAAAGGCAAAACACTGCAACCAACAAACCGTCAGGGAACTTTCGAAGTCATTGCTGCTGCAGACGTACCAATTTGTGTTAAAcaagtaaattaaaatgtttttcaattGACAATTTTGAATAGCCCAATTTTAAGTGGCCAAACAAGTAACTTAGAAGGGGTAAAGCAGACCCAAAGTTTGAACAGCTTAGACCCACTAAAAGtataa
This genomic interval carries:
- the LOC119553226 gene encoding heterogeneous nuclear ribonucleoprotein M isoform X1, translating into MNMDAGNSVENREKERDRRVRGARGSRFSDADGNGNAGGNQGGGGGGGGSGGGNNVRDRSRERRNCRVYISNIPYDYRWQDLKDLFRRIVGSIEYVQLFFDESGKARGCGIVEFKDPENVQKAMEKMNRYEVNGRELVVKEDHGEQRDQYGRIVRDGAGGGGGGGGGGGGGGGNGGNGGGGGGGRDHMDDRDRGFSRRDDDRLSGRNNFNMMSNDYNNSSNYNLYGLSASFLESLGISGPLHNKVFVANLDYKVDNKKLKQVFKLAGKVQSVDLSLDKEGNSRGFAVIEYDHPVEAVQAISMLDRQMLFDRRMTVRLDRIPDKNEGVKLPEGLGGVGIGLGPNGEPLKDVAHNLPNGGQSQGQLLGNPQQGSQLGSVGSQPNSSAVSNATTNLLNNLTGVMFGNHAAVQPSPVAPVQKPSLGNNAGTGGLNLNNLNPSLLAAVVGNLGNQGGNLSNPLLTSSLNNLGLNLGNSGNDDNLAPSNVGLSNNYSSGSGGGGGGNNYSSGNNYSGGGVSGNVGYNAYSSSGGVGGGNGGGGVDSNDYNSGNQLDLFGGGSNVGNSNVGSGNAGGVSRKSDTIIIKNVPMSCTWQTLRDKFREIGDVKFAEIRGNDVGVVRFFKERDAELAIALMDGSRLDGRNIKVTYF